A part of Acidobacteriota bacterium genomic DNA contains:
- a CDS encoding methyltransferase domain-containing protein, translating into MSVESRPTGAAERRHYSYTHYVDPAVAEGFDALRFGGPIGRHLLETQERQILEAFAPVAGRRLLDVGTGTGRASIALAREGADVLGLDASPQMIAVARRAAAAAGATLELGLADAHDLPLADRSVDGAVCLRVLMHAVDWRRCVAELCRVARWRVMVDFPALLSAAAIESAARRAAHGLGRRVEPYRVIRERAVRDAFARHGFRTIGVHRLFVLPIAMHKAIGAPAFTRASERALAAAGLTRVLGSPVTLVAER; encoded by the coding sequence GTGAGCGTGGAGTCGCGGCCGACGGGCGCCGCCGAACGTCGCCACTACAGCTACACCCACTACGTCGACCCTGCCGTCGCCGAGGGCTTCGACGCGCTGCGCTTCGGCGGTCCGATCGGACGGCATCTGCTCGAGACGCAGGAGCGGCAGATCCTCGAGGCGTTCGCGCCCGTGGCCGGTCGTCGCCTCTTGGACGTCGGCACGGGCACGGGCCGCGCCTCGATCGCGCTCGCGCGCGAGGGCGCGGACGTGCTGGGTCTCGACGCCTCGCCGCAGATGATCGCCGTCGCGCGGCGCGCGGCGGCGGCCGCCGGCGCCACGCTGGAGCTCGGCCTTGCCGACGCCCACGATCTGCCGCTGGCGGATCGCAGCGTCGACGGGGCGGTGTGCCTGCGCGTGCTGATGCACGCCGTCGACTGGCGGCGCTGCGTTGCGGAGCTGTGCCGCGTGGCGCGTTGGCGCGTGATGGTCGACTTTCCGGCGTTGCTCAGCGCCGCGGCCATCGAAAGCGCGGCCCGGCGGGCGGCGCACGGGCTCGGCCGCCGCGTCGAGCCCTACCGCGTCATCCGAGAGCGCGCCGTGCGCGACGCGTTCGCGCGCCACGGCTTCCGGACGATCGGCGTGCATCGCCTGTTCGTGCTGCCGATCGCGATGCACAAGGCGATCGGCGCGCCGGCGTTCACGCGCGCGAGCGAACGCGCGCTGGCGGCCGCGGGCCTGACGCGCGTGCTGGGATCGCCCGTCACGCTCGTCGCCGAACGATGA
- a CDS encoding HYR domain-containing protein, whose product MALPVLVAAGCHKSPSAPGPVPSLENPPQISCPASFTIDTDASSVEVNYAAPTVTDGRPPVTTACSVPSGSTVPLGTTNVLCLATDGAARTTQCSFQVTVKLAPKLKGVRFLAFGDSITSGETGEPSGYRVMVFRPEDSYPSLLQNALRSRYALQTPVVVNAGLGGEFVTCPPERASCSSGRLVSEIRSQHPDALLMMQGTNDLGAQIAPELVSDALRDNVRRAFDEGVGAVFIATVTPQVPGRFRAFAAPGSIETLNERIRGWAAAEHAVLVDTYAAVAPMKETLIGTDGLHTTVAGNQVLADTFLAAIAASYELPPASSPAPGTPAGRLTALRSLRR is encoded by the coding sequence ATGGCGCTTCCGGTGCTCGTCGCGGCGGGATGCCACAAGAGCCCCTCGGCGCCCGGACCGGTGCCGTCGCTCGAGAACCCGCCGCAGATCAGTTGCCCGGCGAGCTTCACGATCGATACGGACGCTTCGAGCGTCGAGGTGAACTACGCGGCGCCGACCGTCACCGACGGCCGCCCGCCCGTCACCACGGCGTGCTCCGTGCCGTCGGGCTCGACGGTGCCGCTCGGGACGACCAACGTCCTCTGCCTGGCGACCGATGGGGCCGCGCGGACGACGCAGTGCTCGTTCCAGGTGACGGTGAAGCTCGCGCCGAAGCTCAAGGGCGTGAGGTTTCTCGCCTTCGGCGACAGCATCACGTCAGGTGAGACCGGCGAACCATCGGGCTATCGCGTGATGGTCTTCCGGCCGGAAGACTCGTATCCGTCGCTGCTTCAGAACGCGCTGCGGAGCCGGTATGCGCTCCAGACGCCCGTCGTGGTCAACGCGGGGCTCGGCGGCGAGTTCGTGACCTGCCCGCCGGAGCGCGCGAGCTGCAGCAGCGGACGGCTCGTCTCGGAAATCCGGAGTCAGCATCCCGACGCGTTGCTCATGATGCAGGGCACGAACGACCTCGGCGCGCAGATTGCGCCGGAGCTCGTGTCGGACGCGCTCCGCGACAACGTGCGCCGCGCGTTCGACGAAGGCGTCGGCGCCGTCTTCATCGCCACGGTCACGCCGCAGGTGCCGGGCCGGTTCCGCGCGTTCGCCGCGCCGGGCAGCATCGAGACGCTGAACGAACGCATCCGCGGCTGGGCAGCGGCCGAGCACGCGGTTCTGGTCGACACGTACGCGGCGGTCGCACCAATGAAGGAGACGCTGATCGGCACCGATGGCCTCCACACCACGGTGGCCGGCAACCAGGTGCTCGCCGACACGTTCCTCGCCGCCATCGCCGCGAGCTACGAGCTGCCGCCGGCGAGCTCGCCTGCTCCCGGCACGCCCGCCGGACGCCTCACCGCACTGCGGTCGCTGCGACGATGA
- a CDS encoding glycosyltransferase, with protein MHGVKRLFAWMIPRFDASRYRVSLVSLRRRDLSEETLDALGIDITYLGKSRFDPTTLPALLRVIRAKRADVLHLHGYGATTFGRLAAAIVGLPVVLHEHANLTATPWFQKVADRMLEPVTDVAIAVSRSTATFVTEARLVRPERVRVVYLGAPVEEFGPPRSADQIAETRRSLGVAPSDFLVGSVTRLHESKGNEYLVDAARQVIDARPQARFIVFGEGPLRASLEARVRALGLGERFRFAGFVRDVAAVLWAFDLAVFPSLWEGTPLTVFEALAAARPIVATDADGLAEVLVDGANAVIVPRRDAAALAARIIELADAPERRQALGHAARRSASAYDITAFVRKMERLYDLLHRESRARHRRIAESKDMAFLTEPPIR; from the coding sequence ATGCACGGCGTCAAGCGGCTGTTCGCCTGGATGATCCCGCGGTTCGACGCCTCCAGGTACCGCGTCTCGCTCGTCAGCCTCCGCCGCCGCGACCTGTCGGAAGAGACGCTCGACGCGCTCGGCATCGACATCACCTATCTCGGCAAGTCGCGATTCGATCCGACGACGCTCCCGGCGCTGCTGCGGGTGATCCGCGCGAAGCGCGCCGACGTGTTGCACCTGCACGGCTACGGCGCGACGACGTTCGGCCGGCTGGCTGCGGCGATCGTCGGCCTGCCCGTCGTGCTCCACGAGCACGCGAATCTGACCGCGACGCCCTGGTTCCAGAAGGTGGCCGATCGGATGCTCGAGCCGGTGACCGACGTCGCGATCGCGGTCTCGCGCAGCACGGCCACGTTCGTCACGGAGGCACGGCTCGTCCGGCCCGAACGCGTGCGCGTCGTCTATCTCGGCGCTCCGGTCGAGGAGTTCGGCCCACCGCGGTCGGCCGACCAGATCGCGGAAACGCGGCGCTCGCTGGGCGTCGCGCCGAGCGACTTCCTCGTCGGGTCCGTCACGCGCCTGCACGAGTCGAAGGGCAACGAGTACCTCGTCGACGCAGCGCGCCAGGTGATCGACGCGCGGCCCCAGGCCCGCTTCATCGTCTTCGGGGAGGGACCGCTCCGGGCGTCGCTCGAGGCGCGCGTGCGCGCCCTCGGGCTGGGCGAACGATTTCGCTTCGCGGGGTTCGTTCGCGACGTGGCGGCCGTGCTGTGGGCATTCGACCTCGCCGTGTTCCCGTCGCTCTGGGAGGGCACGCCGCTGACGGTCTTCGAAGCCCTCGCCGCCGCGCGGCCCATCGTCGCGACCGACGCCGACGGCCTCGCGGAAGTGCTCGTCGATGGCGCCAACGCCGTCATCGTCCCGCGCCGCGATGCCGCGGCGCTCGCGGCCCGCATCATCGAGCTGGCGGATGCACCCGAGCGGCGGCAGGCGCTCGGGCACGCCGCGCGTCGAAGCGCGTCCGCTTATGACATCACCGCGTTCGTCCGCAAGATGGAACGGCTCTACGATCTGCTGCACCGTGAGTCGCGGGCGCGGCACCGGCGGATCGCCGAGTCGAAGGACATGGCGTTCCTGACCGAGCCGCCCATCCGGTGA
- a CDS encoding DUF2029 domain-containing protein, giving the protein MMPASGSARRRSGLAAALVVLALYGGLAATVDFPSAAIGIQSDEATYYLAGHSLAADGDLEYRREDLVRTYREFPSGPSGIFLKRGVTPTGFRLDARPPFFRIVGHPDPNTSRLYFGKSFAYPLAAAPFVWIFGTKGFLVLNALLLTASFLLAYAFLSARAGTAAGLLLGAAFVFATVVPVYFVWIAPELFNFALTVATGFLWLYKHVAPRASGRGTAWLRAWWTDLLAAAVIGVLTFSKVTNVLLLVPFGIGLLAERAWRRALAAGVAWGAVTLLFFGANVAISGDWNYQGGERVTCYGQYPFQSTAAGIDVCDPRGRDEGLGDVIFDPEGFWTNLRANGLYVLVGRYSGLFAYFFPALAGVLACAFRPRGRPVWQWLVLAGMLGQLALFVITQPYTYFGGGGSVGNRYFVGPYGLALFVLPASGSLAAATAPWLIGGLFMGKLVLDPFHTSIRPADHAKAGLFRLLPIELTNVNDLPINTDVSRVRIWYGETDRGNPGFQIYYLDDNAYLQEADRRSFWTRGASRAELLIKSDKPYSRLQITISSGAVPTTAAVRIGGRLARVDLAANASTAVQMDLGTPFPYRRYGAPTYVWVASVSSTAGFVPALVDPASTDRRYLGVRVEPIIVR; this is encoded by the coding sequence GTGATGCCCGCCAGCGGATCGGCGCGCCGGCGGTCGGGTCTGGCGGCAGCGCTCGTCGTCCTCGCGCTCTACGGCGGTCTCGCGGCGACAGTCGATTTCCCGTCGGCCGCCATCGGGATCCAGAGCGACGAAGCGACCTATTACCTGGCGGGTCACAGCCTCGCCGCCGATGGCGACCTGGAGTACCGGCGCGAGGATCTCGTCCGCACGTATCGCGAGTTTCCGTCAGGCCCGTCCGGCATCTTCCTGAAGCGCGGCGTGACGCCGACCGGATTCCGGCTCGACGCGCGTCCGCCGTTCTTCAGGATCGTCGGGCATCCCGATCCGAACACGTCACGCCTGTACTTCGGCAAGTCGTTCGCCTATCCGCTGGCCGCCGCGCCGTTCGTCTGGATCTTCGGCACGAAGGGGTTTCTCGTGCTGAACGCGCTGCTGCTGACGGCTTCGTTTCTCTTGGCGTATGCCTTTCTGAGCGCGCGAGCCGGCACGGCAGCCGGCCTGCTGCTCGGCGCGGCGTTCGTGTTCGCCACGGTCGTGCCGGTGTACTTCGTCTGGATCGCCCCGGAGCTGTTCAACTTCGCGCTCACGGTGGCGACCGGCTTCCTGTGGCTCTACAAGCACGTCGCGCCGCGAGCTTCTGGCCGCGGCACCGCATGGCTGCGCGCGTGGTGGACCGATCTGCTCGCGGCGGCGGTCATCGGCGTGCTCACGTTCTCCAAGGTGACCAACGTGCTGCTGCTCGTCCCGTTCGGCATCGGACTCCTCGCCGAGCGAGCCTGGCGGCGCGCGCTGGCGGCCGGCGTGGCCTGGGGGGCGGTGACGTTGCTCTTCTTCGGCGCGAACGTGGCGATCAGCGGCGACTGGAACTATCAGGGCGGCGAGCGGGTGACCTGCTACGGCCAATATCCGTTCCAGTCGACGGCAGCGGGGATCGACGTCTGCGATCCGCGCGGCCGCGACGAGGGGCTCGGCGACGTCATCTTCGATCCGGAGGGCTTCTGGACCAACCTCCGCGCCAACGGCCTGTACGTCCTCGTCGGCCGGTACTCCGGGCTGTTCGCGTATTTCTTCCCTGCGCTCGCCGGTGTGCTGGCCTGCGCCTTCCGGCCGCGCGGCCGTCCGGTGTGGCAATGGCTCGTGCTGGCCGGCATGCTGGGGCAGCTCGCGCTCTTCGTGATCACCCAGCCGTACACGTACTTCGGCGGGGGAGGATCCGTCGGGAACCGGTACTTCGTCGGGCCGTATGGGCTCGCGCTCTTCGTGCTGCCGGCGAGCGGCTCGCTGGCGGCGGCCACCGCGCCGTGGCTCATCGGCGGGCTGTTCATGGGCAAGCTCGTGCTCGATCCGTTTCACACGTCGATTCGGCCGGCCGACCATGCGAAAGCGGGCCTCTTCCGGCTGCTGCCGATCGAGCTGACGAACGTGAACGACCTGCCGATCAACACCGACGTGTCGCGCGTGCGGATCTGGTACGGCGAGACGGATCGCGGCAACCCGGGCTTTCAGATCTACTACCTGGACGACAACGCCTACCTGCAGGAGGCCGATCGCCGCAGCTTCTGGACTCGAGGTGCGTCGCGGGCGGAGCTGCTCATCAAGAGCGACAAGCCGTACTCGCGGCTCCAAATCACGATCTCGTCCGGTGCGGTGCCGACGACGGCCGCGGTGCGGATCGGCGGCCGCCTCGCACGCGTCGATCTCGCCGCGAACGCCTCGACGGCCGTACAGATGGATCTGGGCACGCCCTTCCCGTACCGCCGGTACGGCGCGCCGACGTACGTCTGGGTCGCGTCGGTGTCCAGCACGGCGGGCTTCGTGCCCGCGCTCGTCGATCCGGCGTCGACCGATCGGCGCTATCTCGGCGTTCGTGTCGAACCGATCATCGTCCGATGA
- a CDS encoding flippase-like domain-containing protein, with protein MTDSASSAPPRHARRHALIWTLKILVSGGLLYWLFSTVDAREVWQLVRTASGVWLAAALALYGAMVLLSAWRWDLLLSAQGVDLPFGSLFSSFLVATFFNNFLPSNIGGDVVRIRDTARAAGSKTLATTIILLDRGLGLLGLVFVSACGATIAAARSEALGPLGPGLLWLAFAGGLAATVVAVVAPRTISMALRPLEVVHQAWVSERVERLTAALSRFRAAPRALVQCFVGAIGVQALIVAFYAAIARALGIAIPSAHLAILVPISFIVQMLPVSVNGFGVREKTFVEYFAALHLPTAGALALSLTGAAMMMVFSVSGAVAYVTRPHASEVGSS; from the coding sequence ATGACCGACTCGGCCTCGTCCGCTCCTCCCCGCCACGCCCGACGGCACGCGCTGATCTGGACGCTGAAGATTCTCGTCAGCGGCGGCTTGCTGTACTGGTTGTTCAGCACGGTCGACGCGCGCGAGGTCTGGCAGCTCGTCCGCACGGCGTCCGGCGTCTGGCTCGCCGCGGCGCTCGCCCTCTACGGCGCCATGGTCCTGCTGAGCGCGTGGCGATGGGACCTGCTGCTCTCGGCGCAGGGCGTGGATCTGCCGTTCGGCTCGCTCTTCAGCTCGTTTCTCGTCGCGACGTTCTTCAACAACTTCCTGCCGTCGAACATCGGCGGCGACGTGGTGCGCATTCGCGACACCGCCCGCGCGGCGGGATCGAAGACGCTGGCCACGACGATCATCCTGCTCGACCGCGGCCTCGGCCTGCTCGGCCTCGTGTTCGTCTCGGCCTGCGGCGCCACCATCGCGGCCGCGCGCAGCGAGGCGCTCGGACCGCTGGGCCCGGGTCTGCTCTGGCTCGCCTTCGCCGGCGGCCTCGCGGCGACCGTCGTGGCGGTCGTCGCGCCACGCACCATCAGCATGGCCCTTCGTCCGCTCGAGGTCGTCCACCAGGCGTGGGTCAGCGAACGGGTCGAACGGCTGACGGCGGCGCTGAGCCGATTCCGCGCCGCGCCACGCGCGCTCGTGCAGTGCTTCGTCGGCGCCATCGGCGTCCAGGCGCTCATCGTTGCCTTCTACGCGGCCATCGCGCGGGCGCTCGGCATCGCGATACCTTCCGCGCATCTCGCGATCCTCGTGCCGATCTCGTTCATCGTGCAGATGCTGCCGGTGTCGGTGAACGGCTTCGGCGTACGCGAGAAGACCTTCGTCGAGTACTTCGCCGCGCTGCACCTGCCCACGGCTGGCGCGCTCGCGCTCTCGCTGACGGGCGCGGCGATGATGATGGTGTTCTCGGTCAGCGGCGCCGTGGCCTACGTGACGCGTCCGCACGCCAGCGAGGTCGGATCGTCCTGA
- a CDS encoding glycosyltransferase yields MHILMIAPEPFFEPRGTPFSEFHRIRALTSLGHTVDLVTYPFGRDVDLPGLRIHRCARPPFVSRVKIGPSWAKVPLNLSLTLTAVRLAMTGKYDAVHSHEEGGGIGVILAAMLRIPHLYDMHSSLPQQVKNFGVRGVPGLSHLLGWLERLMVARSRVVIVICEDLRTTVHGIRPDVPTVLIENAPGSGTMPTAGTGARIRAALGLAADAPVALYTGTFEAYQGLDLLFEAMAILVETRPDARLVLVGGDERQVATVRRQVHAAGLTPYVILTGQRPADDIPAYLDAATILVSPRSTGTNTPLKIYQYLRSGRPIVATNLRTHTQVLSPEIAFLGDATPSGYAGAMLAALSDPDRARRIGEEARRVADARYNDEAYVAKTRHALDLLFDAPASEVGRSVA; encoded by the coding sequence ATGCACATCCTGATGATCGCACCGGAGCCGTTCTTCGAGCCCCGGGGAACCCCCTTCTCAGAGTTCCATCGCATCCGCGCGTTGACGTCGCTCGGCCACACGGTCGACCTCGTGACGTATCCGTTCGGCCGCGACGTGGATCTGCCCGGCCTGCGGATCCACCGCTGCGCGCGGCCGCCGTTCGTCTCGCGCGTCAAGATCGGCCCCTCCTGGGCCAAGGTGCCGCTCAATCTGTCGCTGACGCTCACGGCCGTCCGGCTCGCGATGACGGGGAAGTACGACGCCGTCCACTCGCACGAAGAAGGCGGCGGCATCGGCGTGATCCTGGCGGCAATGCTTCGCATCCCGCATCTGTACGACATGCACTCGAGCCTGCCGCAGCAGGTGAAGAACTTCGGTGTGCGCGGCGTGCCGGGCCTGTCGCATCTGCTCGGCTGGCTCGAGCGACTCATGGTCGCCCGATCGCGCGTCGTGATCGTGATCTGCGAGGACCTGCGCACGACGGTGCACGGGATCCGGCCGGACGTGCCGACGGTGCTGATCGAGAACGCGCCCGGTTCGGGCACGATGCCCACCGCCGGCACCGGCGCGCGCATCCGGGCGGCCCTCGGCCTCGCCGCCGACGCGCCGGTCGCGCTGTACACGGGAACGTTCGAGGCCTACCAGGGCCTCGACCTGCTCTTCGAGGCGATGGCGATCCTCGTCGAGACCCGTCCCGACGCGCGGCTGGTGCTCGTCGGCGGAGACGAAAGGCAAGTCGCCACGGTGCGCCGGCAGGTACACGCCGCGGGCCTGACCCCCTACGTCATCCTGACCGGGCAGCGGCCGGCCGACGACATCCCGGCGTACCTCGACGCGGCGACGATTCTCGTGTCGCCGCGCTCGACCGGCACCAACACGCCGCTCAAGATCTACCAATACCTGCGGTCGGGCCGCCCCATCGTCGCGACGAACCTGCGGACGCACACGCAGGTGCTCTCGCCCGAAATCGCGTTTCTCGGCGACGCGACGCCATCGGGCTACGCCGGCGCGATGCTGGCGGCGCTGAGCGATCCCGATCGCGCGCGGCGCATCGGCGAGGAAGCGCGCCGCGTGGCCGACGCCCGCTACAACGACGAAGCGTACGTCGCCAAGACGCGCCACGCGCTGGACCTGCTCTTCGACGCGCCCGCGTCCGAGGTCGGCCGGAGCGTCGCGTGA